The following are encoded together in the Syntrophobacterales bacterium genome:
- a CDS encoding PAS domain S-box protein — protein sequence MNDRKKTKDQLVHELTELRRRVAQFEDTKSPLGDPAGPPDIDGSAYRALFENTSDAIFHIRKNMIIDCNIKAIKMLKCNREHVIGRDFNEFLPLVQAGGWNSKDMLINKMKESALSGPQFFKQQRLRHDGTSFDAEVSLSRIIIGGEWLFQEIVRDAKDKTFFYEGTIEDITEKKKVANRLRQLNEFNKAIIDHAPVAIFTLDKNGVFTSINPALAALSGLAKEAETKLIGFNWLKDPYTIQCGLARHIEAGLEGEPFQLWDFPFMTYRGDRNNFIDFKGVPLKDKNGGIEGLLCIIEETTDRVKTRAKLMQEAKVATIGRLAAGIAHELNNPLGTLVAYSERAHSCLESLPKLADVERLKGYLNIIEEEAFRCKGVTTDILSLLQKEGLEITEIDIGELLDGVIERLGTEKIRITREPALAAPLILGDANALRQVFVNLITNAQDAVEGRADAAIWIRTMPMEDHVLVEIEDNGTGIPDSIADKIFEPFFTTKESKSGIGLGLTLCHDLMQDMGGATSMVSTPGHGTTFSLLFQRPGAR from the coding sequence ATGAACGATCGAAAAAAGACAAAAGATCAGTTGGTTCACGAATTGACGGAATTACGCCGTAGAGTGGCCCAATTTGAGGATACCAAAAGCCCCCTCGGCGATCCGGCCGGACCGCCTGATATAGACGGTTCCGCATACCGGGCGCTCTTTGAAAATACAAGCGACGCTATCTTTCATATCAGGAAGAATATGATCATCGACTGCAACATTAAGGCAATAAAGATGCTAAAGTGTAATCGGGAACACGTAATAGGCCGTGATTTCAATGAATTCCTGCCTCTTGTTCAGGCAGGAGGATGGAACTCAAAAGATATGCTCATAAACAAAATGAAAGAGTCCGCCCTAAGCGGTCCGCAATTTTTCAAACAACAACGGCTGAGGCATGATGGAACGTCCTTTGATGCTGAGGTAAGTTTAAGCCGTATCATAATTGGCGGTGAATGGCTTTTCCAGGAGATCGTGCGCGATGCCAAGGACAAGACATTTTTCTACGAAGGCACTATCGAAGACATTACCGAAAAAAAGAAGGTAGCGAACAGACTTCGCCAACTGAACGAGTTTAACAAGGCGATCATCGACCATGCTCCCGTTGCAATCTTCACTCTTGACAAAAACGGAGTATTCACCAGCATAAACCCGGCATTAGCGGCCCTCTCCGGTCTGGCGAAAGAAGCCGAGACCAAACTCATCGGTTTTAACTGGCTTAAGGATCCTTATACTATTCAGTGCGGACTTGCCCGTCATATAGAGGCGGGCCTTGAGGGTGAGCCTTTCCAGCTCTGGGATTTTCCGTTCATGACCTACCGGGGCGACAGGAACAACTTCATAGACTTCAAAGGGGTACCCTTAAAGGACAAGAACGGGGGAATCGAAGGACTCCTCTGCATCATTGAGGAGACAACCGACCGGGTGAAGACCAGGGCTAAGTTGATGCAGGAAGCCAAGGTGGCTACCATAGGCCGGCTCGCAGCAGGAATAGCCCATGAGTTGAATAATCCTCTCGGCACTCTGGTGGCTTACTCTGAACGCGCACATAGTTGTCTCGAATCACTTCCGAAACTTGCCGATGTGGAGAGACTCAAGGGTTACCTTAATATTATCGAAGAGGAGGCATTTCGCTGTAAGGGTGTGACTACCGATATCCTGAGCTTGCTCCAGAAAGAAGGGCTGGAAATCACCGAAATCGACATTGGTGAGTTGCTTGATGGCGTGATCGAACGCCTCGGCACTGAAAAGATTCGGATTACCAGGGAACCAGCGCTTGCCGCTCCTCTTATTTTGGGTGATGCAAACGCCCTTAGGCAGGTATTTGTCAATCTTATCACCAACGCGCAGGATGCCGTCGAAGGCAGGGCTGATGCCGCAATATGGATCAGGACCATGCCCATGGAAGATCACGTTCTTGTCGAGATAGAGGATAACGGTACGGGGATTCCCGATTCAATTGCAGATAAGATATTCGAGCCTTTTTTCACAACAAAGGAATCAAAGAGCGGGATAGGACTCGGATTAACCTTGTGTCATGATCTCATGCAGGATATGGGAGGGGCTACAAGCATGGTAAGCACCCCCGGTCACGGGACCACCTTCTCCCTATTATTCCAAAGGCCGGGCGCAAGATGA
- a CDS encoding AMP-binding protein, with the protein MGGGKTFSTIRTLLNRNAMLYPEKIAMKEVEGERVFTYQAMKERANRMGNALIGLGAKKGDRVAILSQNSFEYMESAINVPNAGFIFVVCNFRLAPPEIAAVLTDAEPVVLLVQQQFVEIVQKIKESIPSIKYFVYFGDPEKKPEGWHDYEEFMDGASTDDPSVEIYEDDIAMLMYTSGTTGLPKGVMQTHGNYYHAGRVCSRNNNLTTDDRVFIVCPMYHITAHYTFFGSLYAVCPAFVFSRWDVELFLSVTEKEKLTAGMFATPMVMMIMDFPAFRRYDVSSWKTLWFAGAGIIPAVYREFIDVFGNILGEHHGTTESTGVTTNLSVKDIGEAFGRGDSNILESCGRASYDMEILIVDKAGKRVPPGGVGEMIVRGPGMGLGYWRKEAETEKVFKGEWFYTEDVCSIDERGYIRVIDRLKDMIITGGENVYPAEVEKVLNDHPHVKESCVIGTPHPTWGEAVTAVCVLKDGAKAGPSELTDYCKGKVAGYKVPKTVHIISALPRNAAGKILKRELREQFGKPESH; encoded by the coding sequence ATGGGAGGAGGAAAGACATTTTCTACTATCAGGACGCTGCTCAACCGTAATGCAATGCTTTATCCTGAGAAAATAGCTATGAAAGAGGTGGAGGGGGAGAGAGTCTTCACGTACCAGGCAATGAAAGAAAGGGCCAACAGGATGGGGAATGCTCTCATTGGTCTCGGAGCGAAAAAGGGGGATAGGGTCGCCATTCTAAGCCAAAACAGCTTTGAGTATATGGAATCGGCTATCAATGTACCAAATGCCGGATTTATTTTCGTTGTCTGCAATTTCAGGCTGGCGCCGCCTGAAATTGCCGCGGTGCTTACCGATGCCGAGCCGGTGGTACTGCTCGTTCAGCAGCAATTTGTGGAAATTGTGCAGAAAATTAAAGAAAGTATCCCGTCAATCAAATATTTCGTCTATTTCGGGGATCCAGAGAAGAAACCCGAGGGATGGCATGATTATGAAGAATTTATGGATGGAGCATCCACGGATGATCCATCCGTCGAGATTTACGAAGATGATATTGCCATGCTCATGTATACGAGCGGTACCACGGGGCTTCCCAAAGGGGTTATGCAGACCCACGGAAACTACTATCATGCCGGGCGTGTATGTTCCAGGAATAACAATCTGACGACGGACGACCGGGTGTTTATAGTCTGCCCCATGTACCATATTACCGCCCACTACACATTTTTTGGCAGCCTCTATGCCGTCTGTCCGGCATTTGTCTTTTCAAGATGGGATGTCGAACTCTTTTTGTCGGTCACGGAAAAGGAGAAACTGACAGCCGGAATGTTTGCAACCCCTATGGTGATGATGATAATGGATTTTCCTGCTTTCAGGAGGTACGACGTATCGAGTTGGAAGACCCTCTGGTTTGCCGGTGCGGGAATTATACCCGCTGTGTACAGGGAGTTCATTGACGTCTTTGGAAATATTCTTGGCGAACATCATGGAACTACGGAATCTACGGGTGTAACAACGAACCTCTCGGTAAAAGACATCGGGGAGGCGTTCGGGAGAGGGGATTCCAATATCCTGGAATCATGCGGCCGGGCAAGCTACGACATGGAAATTTTGATCGTTGACAAGGCGGGCAAAAGGGTGCCGCCTGGTGGTGTTGGGGAAATGATAGTCAGAGGGCCGGGCATGGGCCTCGGGTATTGGAGGAAAGAGGCTGAGACTGAAAAGGTTTTTAAGGGGGAATGGTTTTACACGGAAGATGTATGCTCTATTGATGAAAGAGGTTACATCAGGGTCATTGACCGTTTAAAAGACATGATTATTACAGGTGGAGAAAATGTATACCCTGCTGAAGTAGAAAAGGTACTCAATGATCATCCTCACGTGAAGGAATCTTGCGTGATCGGGACCCCGCACCCCACCTGGGGAGAAGCCGTCACTGCCGTCTGTGTTCTAAAGGATGGGGCCAAAGCGGGACCGTCCGAGCTGACAGATTATTGCAAAGGGAAAGTGGCGGGGTACAAAGTGCCTAAAACGGTCCACATTATCTCTGCGCTGCCCCGCAATGCAGCGGGAAAGATACTTAAGAGGGAGTTGCGGGAACAATTCGGGAAACCAGAGTCACACTGA